The Clostridium sporogenes region CCTCCATTAAAGGTTCTGTATCTGATAGAGATAATATACAATTTCTTATATCTCCTGGAGGTAACATGCCTAAATCTTCTCTTAATTCACCAGACCCCCCACCATCATCTGCAACTGTAACAATAGCTGTTATATTGGAGGTATAATATTTAAGCCCTCTTAACATGGTAGATAAACCAGTTCCTCCACCTATAGCAACTATTTTAGGACCTTTAACTAATAGTCTCTTCTCATATATTAAATTTTCTAGTTTTTTAGAGTCTAAGGATATATTTAAATATCCTTTATTCACTAAGGCTATTATTGATTTCATTCCCTGAGTTACAGATATATATAGTACAAATACTCCAGAACCTATTAGAAATACATAAAAAGCTATATAATAATTGCTATAAAATCTGTTTCTAACAAATTCTAACATACCAAACACTATTAAAAGGATGCCCATAATAGCTAACAATACCCATCGTTTAACTTTTATACCAGGTCTTAACCAGTCTATAAGCTTCATAGCTTTTTACCGCCTTTATGAATATCTTCATTTATATCTCTATGATCTATATTTACTTTATGTCCCTTTGATTTTAGTCCTTCATATATAGCGTTAGCAATAGCTACTGAACGATGTCTACCTCCAGTACAACCTATAGAAATTATTAATTGTCTTTTACCTTCTTTAAAATAATTTGGTATCAAAAAGTCTAACATATCCTCTAATCTATTTACAAACTTATTTGTCACATCAAAGCTCATTACATAATCACTTACTTGTTTATCTTTACCTGAATATTCTTTAAGTTGTTTTATATAGTAAGGATTAGGTAAAAATCTTACATCAAATACTAAATCAGAATCTAAAGGAATTCCATACTTAAATCCAAAAGATAATACAGTTATAATAAGTTGGTTTTCTATTTGATCCTGTTCTCCATATATTTCATTTATAGCTTCTCTAAGTTCTCTAGTTGCAAGTTCTGAAGTGTTTATTATATTATCTGCCCTATCTTTTACTTCACGCAATCTATTTCTTTCCATAGATATACCATTTAAAATTCTTCCATCCGGCGATAAGGGATGCTTTCTTCTAGATTCTTTAAACCTTTTTATAAGAACTTCATCGGAAGCATCTAAGAATAAAATCTCGTATTTATATCCCTCTTCTTTTAAATACTTTAAACTTTCAAATAGGTCATCAAAAAATTTTCCACCCCTTATATCTATAACTAAAGCTATTTTTTTAATCTTACCCTCTGTTTGATAACAAGCTTCTGCAAACTTAGGTATTAATGTTGGTGGTAAATTGTCCACACAGAAAAATCCTAAATCTTCTAAACTTCTTATAGCTTGAGTTTTTCCTGCTCCTGATAGTCCTGTAACTATAACAAACCTCATCTTTTACCTCCCTTTAAAATTAAGGAATATTATTTTATGTTTTATTTAATTATATCATATACCTATTTAACAATAAACTAGGGAAGCCATTTGTTAAGACTTCCCTTATTGCTCATATTTTAATTGTTTTCCTCTCCAATTATTCTAACTTCTGTATGAAGATCTACTTCAAACTTTTCTTTAACCTTATTTTGTACAAATTCTATAAGATTTAATATGTCCCCTGCAGTAGCGCCTCCCTTATTTATTATAAAACCAGAATGTTTTTCTGAAACCTGAGCTCCCCCTATAGATTTACCTTTTAAACCTGTATCTTCTATAAGTTTTGCTGCAAAATGTCCTTCTGGTCTTTTAAAAGTACTACCTGCTGATGGATATTCTAAAGGTTGTTTTTCTGTTCTTCTTCTATTTAGATCCATTATTCTATTTTTTATAGTATCATATTCACTATTATGTAATCTGAAAGTTACTTCTAAAACAATATAGTGATACTTTTGAATAGCACTCATTCTATATCCTAAATCTAACTGTTCTTTGTTTAGTAGAAATACATTTCCATCTTTATCTATAACCTTAGCACTTTCTATAACTTGAGATATCTCTCCATTATAAGCACCAGCATTCATTGTAACTGCTCCACCTACACTACCTGGTATACCACAAGCAAACTCCAGTCCACCTAAATTACTTTTTAAGGCTTCATTACAAATATTAGTTAAAGGAGCTCCACTTTGAGCCATTACTCTATTTCCTTCTACTTTTATATCTCCTAATTTTGAAAATTTAATAACTACACCTCTTAATCCACCATCTCTTACCAATAAATTTGAGCCATTCCCTATTATATAATAAGGGATACTACTATTTTTACATAAGACAATACTATCCTTTACTTGTTCTAAAGTTGTAGGTGTAATTAATAAATCTGCTGGTCCCCCAACTTTAAATGAAGTATGATTTTTCATGGGTTCATCTATTAAAACATTATTATTTCCAACTATATCTTGAAATTGCATGATAAAATTTTTATATTGGTTCATAATACATTCTCCTTGATTTTTTTATTACTAAATTAAATACCCTTATTAGTATAATGTATGCTTAGCCCTTAATCAAGATTTAAATCCTTTAACTTTCCTTTATTCTTTAAATATTTTAATATTTTATTCTCTTCATTATTTATAATAAGCTCCTCTGGCATACCTACCTCTTTAAGCATATTATCAGCTTTAGGGAATCTCCCTATTTGAAAAGAAACATGAGAATCACTACCTAATATAATATTTACTTTATGCTTTTTACATAAATTTGCTACTTTTTTGCAGGTTTCTTCACTACCCTTCCTTGAAATAAAAGAGCTATTATTTATTTCTATTAATACATTTTTTTCTTTAGCCTTCTTTACTACTACTTCTTCATTTATTGGAAAGGAGGGGTTTCCAATATGTCCCAATATATCTACATAAGGATTTTCCATAGCATTAATTAATGCCTCTGTATTTTCTTCCCTGCTACTAGGCCTTACACAAACATCATGTAAACTAGCTATGATTACATCTAATTTTTTTTGGGTAAAATCAGGAATATCTAGCATCCCTTTAAAATCTATAATATTGGCTTCGCAACCATGTAATAAAGTTACTCCTTTTAGTTTTCTAGGCATAACCCTAAAATTATTAAAATAAAATAAATTAGGTCCCCCTGGCATACTTGGGCCATGATCCGTAGTTCCTAAAACTTTTAAACCTATATTAGAAGCCTCTTCTACATTTTCTAAAAATGTAGTATATGCATGACCACTTACTATTGTATGTGTATGTGTATCTACCAAATATTTCATTTTAACCCTTCTCTCAATAATTTTATACTTTTTGCTTAAGTACCATTTTCTGTAAATTCCTATTCAAAAAATTTAAGTACACTTTCAACTGACTTTTTATCCATAGATGGTATATTCAAAAGTTCTTCATATGTTGCTTTTTTTATGTTATCTATGCTTTTAAAATTTAAAAGTAAATCTTTTTTTCTTTTTTCTCCTATATTAGGGATATCATCTAACAAAGAATGAAAACTATTTTTTCCTCTTAAGCTCCTATGATAACTTATAGCAAATCTATGAACTTCATCTTGTACTCTAGTGATAAACTTCATAACACTTCCATATTTATTTATAATTATTTCCTCTCCATTATAAATTAAACCTCTAGTTCTATGTTTATTATCCTTAACCATACCACAAACAGGTATATTTATATTAAAGCTATTTAAAACCTCCAGTGCAATATTTACTTGTCCTTTACCACCATCCATTAATATTAAATCTGGAAAAATAGAAAACTTTCCTGAACTAAAATTTAACCTTCTATCCTGTATAGCCTTTATCTCACTTAATCCATGCCGAAATCTTCTAGTTAATATCTCTTTCATACTTTTGTAATCATCAGCACCCTTTACTGTATTTATCTTAAATCTTCTATAATCGCTAGGTTTTGCTCTGCCTTTTTCAAAAACTACCATGCTTCCCACGGAATCAAATCCTTGTATATTAGATATATCAAAAGCTTCTATTCTTATAGGTTCTTCTTTTAGGCTTAATATATTTTTTAAATCTTTTAAAACATTATCATATAAAGCTTTCTCTTGTAAATATTTCAATTTAAAATTTTCTAATGTGGTTTTGGCGTTTTTTTGTACTAAATCTAATATATTCTTTTTTTCTCCTTTTATTGGTACTTTAATTATAGATTTATTTTCCTTTTTCAATGTCATCCATTGTTCTAATAATTCTTTATCTTCTACAGCAGGAACATATATAATCTTAGGAATATAGGCAGTACCACCATAAAATTCTTTTAAGAAATTAGAAATTAAGGCAGAAGAACTAGTATCAAAAGTATCTTCTATTATAAAATGTTCTCTCCCTACTATTTTGCCGTTTCTTAAAAAGAATACTTGAAAACATGTATCCTTTTCATCACTATATAATGATATGTAATCTTCATTATCAAAATTATTCAAAATTATTTTTTGTTTTTCCCCTATTTTTTCTATGATATTTATTTTATCTCTTAACGTTGCTGCTTTTTCAAATTCTAAATTTTCCGCTGCTTTTCCCATGTTTATTTTAAAATTTTCTACTATATCTAACTGTTTACCTGATAATAATTTTATAACATCATCTATAATTTCTCTATAGTCACTTTTATTTATGTATTGAGCACAGGGTGCTTTGCATAACCCTATTTGATAATTTAAGCAGGGCCTTGTAGGTTTAGCACCCTCTACTATATTTTTTTTGCAATTTCTTATTGGGAAAGTCTTTTTTATTAATTCTATAATATCCTTAACAGAATTCCCATCTACATAAGGACCAAAATACTTACTCCCATCTTTTGTAACCTTTCTTGTAGATATTACTCTAGGAAAATCCTCGGATAATGTAACCTTTATAAAAGGATAATGTTTATCATCCTTTAAAAGTATATTATATTTTGGTCTATATTTTTTTATTAAATTACATTCTAATATTAAAGCTTCCATTTCTGAATCTGTAATTATATACTCAAATTCTTCTATATTCTTCACCATAGCCTTAACTTTTTCAGAATGTTTTTGAGATTTTTGAAAATATTGCCTTACTCTATTTTTTAATACTTTTGCTTTTCCCACATAAATAATTTCCCCTAAATTATTTTTCATTAGATACACTCCAGGTTTATCTGGTAGATTTTTTAATTGATATTCTAAATCAAACACTTAATCACTCCTATTATTTGGGAAAAATTATTGGTAACTTATATATTGTTAATATTAAAACTGAAGTAGTTAATATAGCCTCTATTAATGTTCCTACTTTAGAATTACTTTTATAAGTCAAAGGAAATTTAAATTTTTTTTTGCTAAAGGGATATAAAAGTGGAACCCCTCTATTAGTGGCCATATCACATAAAATATGACTACCATAACCAATGAAAAGATAATATACCATATAATGTATATTATACATATTTCCTAAATAGCCTGCTATAAATGCAAATATAATCATACCAAATAGACTATGGGTAAGACCATTCCTATGAGAAGATATAGCTATTACTATTAGCATTATAGCTAAGGCCTTTAGAGCTGGTTCTCTTGTATAAAGATAGTCATACCAAAATACTAAAACACCACTACAACTATAGAAAGCTATTTTTGAAGCCTTATTTTTAAAAAGTAGTATATATTTATTGAATATACTCTTTGGGTGATCTATATCTGGAAGTAAAGAGGATATAAAAACTACAAGCAAACCTAAATAACTAAAGTTTCCTGGCAATCTACTATATATAGATAAAAACACCGCTATCCCTACTCCCGCATGTGTTTTACCTTTCATAAAATTCTCCTCTATTTAAATATTTTTAATTTTTTTATTTAATTCTTTTCTTTATTTCTTATATTATATCATTAAATTGCACTTTTTTGCCCTTTATTTGCAATTTTCGAGTAAATTTAATGGTTTTAAGAAAAAACTTAAAAATTAAATAAACCTTGTGAATTACACAAGATTTATTTAATAAAATTAACTATATTTTGTTTTCTATAGCATTAACTATCTGACTATCAATTATATCTGCCGCATTTAACAATACATCCTCTATGGTTTTAGGTTCAAAGTTACCAAACTCTCCATGATGAGATAATATAGAATAACAAATATCATCTAATTCCTCTTCATCTAAAACTTTTCCAACTTCATTATTTATCTCATTTATATAGGAAGCTCCCATAACTAAATGATCCATCTTTATGGACTTTCTTCTTATTATACCTTCATAATCATATTCTTTAATTTTCATTATATCATGAACAATAGCTTTAAGCATTAATCTATCTTTATTTATAGAATCCTTTGCGCTCATATAAAATGGATTTATTATATAATCAACTATTATATTTTCTATAGTTTTCATAACTCCTACGGTATGAAGAAATAATCCACCTCTTTTGTTACCATGAAATTTTTCTGCAGCAACACAGGTTATAAATTGATTCCATCTTTTCTCATCATATCCCATAGCTCCAGTAGCTGCTATAGCTATTTTTTTATATTTATCTTCTAAATTATTTATAGTTTCATTAAAATAATTTATTAAATTTTTAGGTATATCATATTCTGGTACAAAATCAGAATAATTTATATTCTCCTTAAATACATTTATAACTGGGTTTCTTATCTGCATGTTACCATTAAATATAGCAGCTACTCCCTTTACAGCTATAATAGAATTTATCTCCAATAAATTATTTAACTGTTCATACTTATCCCATACGGGGAAAGCTATTGTTCCTGTGTTATCTTGTAATATTAGTAGTAGATAAGGACTTCCATCTTTTTTATAATTTGTCCTTTTGTCATTAACTAAAGCATTAAATTCTACTACTTGACCACTGTTTTCACTAGTTATATCTGCAATTTTCATATGACTTTATCCTTCACCCCTATTTTTATTATTTACTCAAAGCTGTACTCATTACTTGTGAAGCTATACTAGCCGCAGCTATACCACCTTGGCCTCCGTTTTCCACAATTACTGCTATAGCTACTTCAGGATTATCATAAGGTGCAAAACCTACAAACCAAGAGTGGGCTGCCTTTCCTTTACTGGATTCATTATGATCCGCTGTTCCAGTCTTTCCAGCAACTTGAATGCCTTCTATACTAGCATTTCTACCACTCCCCTCATTTACAACGCCTCTCATAAAGTCTTTAACTATTCTAGCATTGTTTTTACTTACTATTTCTCCATTAGATTCTGGCGGAATTGTTCTTATTAACTGTCCTTTACTATTTAAAACTTCCTTTACTAAATAAGGCTTCATCATAACTCCATCATTAGCAACTGTAGCTCCAATTAAAGCCATCTCCATAGGAGTTACTAGTACAGAACTTTGACCTATTCCACTTTGAGCTATACTTCCCTTTTCATAGCTCTTTAAAGATGGAAACTTACTACTTTCTATGGCTATACCATCTGTAGGAACTTCTTTATTAAAGTAAAATTTTTCTGAAGTCCCCTTTAGTCTTGAATTTCCTAACTCTAATGCCAAACTACCAAACACTACATTACTTGAATGAACAAATGCACCTTTTAAATCAAGACCTCCATAAGCTGCTCCACCATAATTACCTAGGGTATATCCTCCCCCTAAATCCAAACTACCATTGTCTTGAAATGTTCTATTCATTATACCAGACATATTCTCTAAGGCACTTAAAGCAGTTACTATTTTAAAAGTAGATCCTGGGGGATACAATCCTGCTGTAGCTCTATTTATTAGAGGAATATTCTTATCCTTATTTATACTTCCCCATATTTCATCTAATTTATTAGGATCATAGGATGGCTTAGATACCATTCCTAATACTTCTCCTGTTTTTGGATTTAATACAACTACTGATCCTTTATTGTCCCCTAAAGCATCATAAGCTGCCTTTTGAACTTTATAGTCTAATGTTGTTTTTAAATTATGTCCTACCTTTTGTTCCAACTTACCTTTATTTTTAAAGAAAGTTGTTAAATCATCCTTTATATCTGTTGACATTAATTCCTTGTCATACTTTTTTTCTAGTCCTGTTAGTCCATATTTTACATTAACATATCCTAACACATGGGCAAACATAGAATTACCAGTATATTCTCTATTTTGCAATTCACTGTTAACCCTTTCACTCTTAGTTAGTGGTTTCATATTTCTATCATATATAGTTCCTCTTAATACTTCATTTCTTTTTACCCATAATCTCCTATTATAAGTACTATCTACTATTTTAGGGCCAACTACGATTTCAAAATAGGTCATATAGGTTATAAGTCCCATAAAACATATTAAAAAAACTAATAAAACTTTTTTTATATTATTTGAAATATCCTTCATAATTTTATCTACCCTCTTCTGATATCTTTTGCAATATACCTAAACAAATATAAATACTCATCATGGAACTTCCTCCACGACTTACTAGAGGCAATGTTATACCAGTAAGAGGAATCATGTTTATAACTCCACCTACTATTACTAATACTTGAGAAGCTATCATAGCACTATATCCTACTGCTAGAAGTCTTGAAAAATTATTTTCTGCATGTACTGCTGCTCTCATACCTCTATAAAATAAAAGAAAATAAAATATTATTATGGCGAACCCCATTAATATTCCTAATTCTTCACATATAACTGCATATATAAAATCCGTAGTATTTACTGGCACATATTCTGGATGTCCAAGTCCTAATCCAGTTCCACTTAATCCTCCAGATGCTATAGAAAGCATAGATTGAACTATCTGATAACTTTTCCCACTAGCATAAGGCCATGGATTTTTCCATATGAGCACCCTTGTCTGAACATGATCAAATAATTTATAAGATATAACTGATCCTGCACCAAACAATCCTAAACAAGTTAATACATATTTTAATTTAGAAGTAGCTATGTATAACATAGTTATAGATATACCAAAAAATATTAAAGCGGAACCCAAGTCTCTTTGCAATACCATAAATCCTAAACACATCATAACTACTACAGCTGGTTCTATTAACTTTATAAATTTACCATTATAATCTTTTAATGAAGCAGCTAAATAAGCTACTAAAAATATTTTTCCAAATTCTGATGGTTGAAAAGCAATACCACCGATACTTACCCAGTTCTTTGCTCCATATATTTCTTTTCCCATTAAAGTTCCAAGAGCCATGAATACAATAGTAATTATTAAAAATAAATACTTGTACTTAGCAAACCTTTTTAGATCTGGCAGTAAAACTACCATTAATATAAAAACCGTAACCCCAATAGCAAACCATATTATCTGCTTTATTGAAGTACTTACATCTATTCTGTAAAGCATAACTATGCCTATAACTGATAGTATACTAGAAAAAATAAACATATATTTATCTCCATCGGAGAAAAATTTTCTTATTATAAAATAGGAATATCCTATTAATAAACAAGTAACTGCAGCTATTATCATAGCTCCTTTATCAAAAGGTTGTTTTAATATAGCTAAGTTCAAAAAGCATACTATACATAAAAAATAAGTATATCTTAAAAGTCTTTTTTCACCCTTTATAGAATCCATCCTTCTCACCATCCCACATTTCATGGATTTTATCTTATCCTATTACTTTAAAAACTGTACCACCTATTTTTATTAGATCTCCTGGTGATAAATGATTTTTCCCTGTAATGTTTTTATCATTTAATAAAGTCCCATTTGTACTATTTAAATCTTCTATTATATGTTGAGTATTTTTACTATAAATTTTTGCATGATGTCCTGAAACGTAAGGGTCATCTAATATTAATACATTATCTGGTTTTCTTCCTATGGTTATATCTCCTCTAATAGGAATGACGGCACCTTTTCTTAATTCAGATTTATTTATAGCATGTATTATTTCTAAACCAAAGGTTCTTCTACCAGTAGGTCTTCTTTTTTTATTTCCGCCTTTCATATCTTTATACATTATTTTCAAAGCCCAAAATATTATAATATATACTACACCTATTATAACTATTTTGAAAATCAGACTTAATTTACTTAAATCCATACTCTCACCTTCTTTACCTTCCCTGTTGGTATATTATGCTAAAATATTTGTATTTAAAGGACTAGCACCTATATGTTTATATGCTAGTCCCAAATAAATTATAACATCTTTTTTAAATATTGTCCTGTATATGAGTTACTAGCTCTTGAAATTTTTTCTGGGGTTCCCTCTGCTATTATAGTTCCTCCCTTTTCTCCACCTTCTGGCCCTAGATCTATTAAATAATCCGCATTTTTTATAACATCTAGATTATGCTCTATAACCACTACGGTATTACCTGAATTTGTTAATCTTTGTAATATACTTATTAACTTATTTACATCTTCCATATGAAGTCCAGTAGTAGGCTCATCTAATATATAGAGAGTTTTTCCTGTACTTCTTTTAGATAACTCATAAGCTAATTTTATTCTTTGAGCTTCCCCTCCTGAAAGTTGTGTAGAGGATTGGCCTAGTCTTATATAACTTAAGCCTACATCCATAAGAGTTTGAAGCTTATTTTTTATACGTGGAATATTTTCAAAAAAGTTTAAAGCCTCTTCTACAGTCATATTTAATACATCTGATATATTCTTACCCTTATATTTTACTTCTAAAGTTTCTCTATTATATCTTTTACCCTTACAAATTTCACAGGGAACATATACATCAGATAAAAATTGCATTTCAATTTTTATAATTCCATCTCCGCTACAAGCCTCACATCTTCCACCTTTAACATTAAAACTAAACCTTCCTGGTTTATATCCTCGCATTTTAGCTTCCTTAGTATTTGAAAAGACTTCTCTTATAATATCAAATACTCCTGTATAGGTGGCAGGATTGGATCTTGGAGTTCTACCTATAGGGCTCTGATCTATATTTATAACCTTATCTACATTTTCTATACCAGTAATTTCCTTATGTTTCCCTGGATTATCCTTTGAATTATTTAACTTTTTATGAATACCTTTATATAATATTCCATTAACTAGAGTACTTTTACCTGAACCAGAAACCCCTGTTACACAAGTAAATAATCCTATAGGGAATTTAGCACTTACGTTTTTCAAATTATTTTCTTTAGCTCCCTTTATGGATATATATTTACCTTCACCCTTTCGTCTTTCTTCAGGTACTGATATTGTTCTAACTCCCTTTATATATTGTCCTGTTATAGACTTTTCAGTATTCATTATATCCTCTAAAGTTCCCGCTGCCACTACTTCTCCGCCATGTTCACCAGCACCAGGTCCTATATCAACAATATAATCTGCTTCTCTTATGGTATCTTCGTCATGTTCTACAACTACTAAAGTATTCCCCAAGTCCCTTAAATTTTTTAATGTTTTTATAAGTCTATCATTATCTCTTTGGTGAAGTCCTATACTAGGTTCATCTAATATATATAAAACCCCTACTAAACTAGAGCCTATTTGTGTAGCCAATCTTATTCTTTGAGATTCTCCTCCTGATAAAGTTGATGCATTTCTAGATAATGTAAGATAATCTAAACCTACATCTATTAAAAATTTTAATCTACTACGGATCTCTTTTAGTATTTGATTACTTATTATTTCATCTTTTTTAGATAGCTCTAAAGATTCTATAAAATCTAGTTCTTTTTTTATAGACATACTGCAAAACTCAAATATATTTTTATGTGCCACTGTAACGGATAATGCTTCATCATGAAGTCTTGCCCCCTTGCATTTTGGGCAAGGATTGTCACTCATATATCTTTCAATATCTCTTTTTATATAATCAGAATTAGTTTCTATGTATCTTCTTCTAAGATTATTTATAACACCTTCATAGGCATGATTTAATTCCATAGTTCTATTTTCTTTTTTATAATTTACCTTTATTCTCTCTCCATCTAGCCCATATAAAATAATCTTTACTATTTTAGGATCCAATTTTTCTATAGGAGTATTTAAATCAAATTTATACTCCTTTGACAAAGCTTTTAATATACTAAAAGTCCATGAATCTTCTTTTAAACTACCACTACCTAAGGGAACTATTGCTCCTTCTACTATACTCTTACTTTTATTTGGTACAACTAAGTCCTCATCTATTTCCATTAGAGTACCTAATCCATCACATTTATCACATTTTCCATAAGGAGAATTAAAAGAAAACATTCTAGGAGCTATTTCTCCTATACTTATATTGCAATCTACACAAGCAAATTTTTCACTAAAAAGTATATCCTCTTCTCCCACAACATTTATTATTACTATTCCTTCTGATAACTTTAATGCAGTTTCCATAGAATCTGCAAGTCTACTTTCTATGCCTTCTTTAACTACTAATCTATCTACTACAGCCTCTATTGTATGTTTTTTATTTTTTTCTAACTTTATTTCTTCCTCTTCTAGATCTACTATATTTCCATCTATTCTAGCTCTTACATATCCTGATTTTACTATGTTTTCTATGGTCTTAATGTGCTCACCTTTTCTTCCACTTATGATGGGAGATAATACTTGTATTTTAGTTCTTTCCGCCATAGTCATTATTTTATCTACCATTTGATCTACTGTTTGCTGAGTTATTTCTTTTCCACATTTAGGGCAATGGGGTTTGCCGATTTTTGCGTATAATAATCTTAAATAATCATATATTTCTGTCACAGTTCCAACGGTTGAACGTGGATTTCTATTAGTGGTTTTTTGATCAATAGATATAGCCGGTGATAACCCTTCTATATAATCTACTTCTGGTTTATCCATTTGTCCTAAAAACTGTCTGGCATAGGCAGATAAAGATTCTACATATCTTCTCTGTCCCTCTGCATATAAAGTGTCAAAAGCTAATGAGGATTTACCAGAACCAGATAGGCCTGTAAACACTATATATTTATCTCTTGGCAACTGAAGATCTATATTTTTTAAATTATTAACCTTAGCACCTTTAATAATAATTTTATCCTTCATTATTTGTTATTACACTCCTTAAAATTCTGTTTCTTTATCTTTTTTTAATTTGTATATTACATCTCTCAAATGAGCTGCTTTTTCAAACTGTAAATTTTGTGCTGCCTCTCTCATTTCTTTTTCGTATTGTTCTATTAATTTATCTATATCATTATTATAAGATTTTAATGCTTCATTTAAATTGTCATATTCTTCTCTTTCCTCTGCTATATCGCTTATTTGAATTACTTCTCTTATATCTTTTATTATAGTTTTAGGAACAATCCCATGTTTTTCATTATATTCCATTTGTATTTTTCTTCTTCTGTTAGTTTCTTTTATAGTCCTTTCCATGGA contains the following coding sequences:
- the rapZ gene encoding RNase adapter RapZ is translated as MRFVIVTGLSGAGKTQAIRSLEDLGFFCVDNLPPTLIPKFAEACYQTEGKIKKIALVIDIRGGKFFDDLFESLKYLKEEGYKYEILFLDASDEVLIKRFKESRRKHPLSPDGRILNGISMERNRLREVKDRADNIINTSELATRELREAINEIYGEQDQIENQLIITVLSFGFKYGIPLDSDLVFDVRFLPNPYYIKQLKEYSGKDKQVSDYVMSFDVTNKFVNRLEDMLDFLIPNYFKEGKRQLIISIGCTGGRHRSVAIANAIYEGLKSKGHKVNIDHRDINEDIHKGGKKL
- the murB gene encoding UDP-N-acetylmuramate dehydrogenase, with the protein product MNQYKNFIMQFQDIVGNNNVLIDEPMKNHTSFKVGGPADLLITPTTLEQVKDSIVLCKNSSIPYYIIGNGSNLLVRDGGLRGVVIKFSKLGDIKVEGNRVMAQSGAPLTNICNEALKSNLGGLEFACGIPGSVGGAVTMNAGAYNGEISQVIESAKVIDKDGNVFLLNKEQLDLGYRMSAIQKYHYIVLEVTFRLHNSEYDTIKNRIMDLNRRRTEKQPLEYPSAGSTFKRPEGHFAAKLIEDTGLKGKSIGGAQVSEKHSGFIINKGGATAGDILNLIEFVQNKVKEKFEVDLHTEVRIIGEENN
- a CDS encoding phosphatase encodes the protein MKYLVDTHTHTIVSGHAYTTFLENVEEASNIGLKVLGTTDHGPSMPGGPNLFYFNNFRVMPRKLKGVTLLHGCEANIIDFKGMLDIPDFTQKKLDVIIASLHDVCVRPSSREENTEALINAMENPYVDILGHIGNPSFPINEEVVVKKAKEKNVLIEINNSSFISRKGSEETCKKVANLCKKHKVNIILGSDSHVSFQIGRFPKADNMLKEVGMPEELIINNEENKILKYLKNKGKLKDLNLD
- the uvrC gene encoding excinuclease ABC subunit UvrC, whose translation is MFDLEYQLKNLPDKPGVYLMKNNLGEIIYVGKAKVLKNRVRQYFQKSQKHSEKVKAMVKNIEEFEYIITDSEMEALILECNLIKKYRPKYNILLKDDKHYPFIKVTLSEDFPRVISTRKVTKDGSKYFGPYVDGNSVKDIIELIKKTFPIRNCKKNIVEGAKPTRPCLNYQIGLCKAPCAQYINKSDYREIIDDVIKLLSGKQLDIVENFKINMGKAAENLEFEKAATLRDKINIIEKIGEKQKIILNNFDNEDYISLYSDEKDTCFQVFFLRNGKIVGREHFIIEDTFDTSSSALISNFLKEFYGGTAYIPKIIYVPAVEDKELLEQWMTLKKENKSIIKVPIKGEKKNILDLVQKNAKTTLENFKLKYLQEKALYDNVLKDLKNILSLKEEPIRIEAFDISNIQGFDSVGSMVVFEKGRAKPSDYRRFKINTVKGADDYKSMKEILTRRFRHGLSEIKAIQDRRLNFSSGKFSIFPDLILMDGGKGQVNIALEVLNSFNINIPVCGMVKDNKHRTRGLIYNGEEIIINKYGSVMKFITRVQDEVHRFAISYHRSLRGKNSFHSLLDDIPNIGEKRKKDLLLNFKSIDNIKKATYEELLNIPSMDKKSVESVLKFFE
- a CDS encoding metal-dependent hydrolase, translating into MKGKTHAGVGIAVFLSIYSRLPGNFSYLGLLVVFISSLLPDIDHPKSIFNKYILLFKNKASKIAFYSCSGVLVFWYDYLYTREPALKALAIMLIVIAISSHRNGLTHSLFGMIIFAFIAGYLGNMYNIHYMVYYLFIGYGSHILCDMATNRGVPLLYPFSKKKFKFPLTYKSNSKVGTLIEAILTTSVLILTIYKLPIIFPK
- a CDS encoding HD domain-containing protein, producing the protein MKIADITSENSGQVVEFNALVNDKRTNYKKDGSPYLLLILQDNTGTIAFPVWDKYEQLNNLLEINSIIAVKGVAAIFNGNMQIRNPVINVFKENINYSDFVPEYDIPKNLINYFNETINNLEDKYKKIAIAATGAMGYDEKRWNQFITCVAAEKFHGNKRGGLFLHTVGVMKTIENIIVDYIINPFYMSAKDSINKDRLMLKAIVHDIMKIKEYDYEGIIRRKSIKMDHLVMGASYINEINNEVGKVLDEEELDDICYSILSHHGEFGNFEPKTIEDVLLNAADIIDSQIVNAIENKI
- a CDS encoding peptidoglycan D,D-transpeptidase FtsI family protein → MKDISNNIKKVLLVFLICFMGLITYMTYFEIVVGPKIVDSTYNRRLWVKRNEVLRGTIYDRNMKPLTKSERVNSELQNREYTGNSMFAHVLGYVNVKYGLTGLEKKYDKELMSTDIKDDLTTFFKNKGKLEQKVGHNLKTTLDYKVQKAAYDALGDNKGSVVVLNPKTGEVLGMVSKPSYDPNKLDEIWGSINKDKNIPLINRATAGLYPPGSTFKIVTALSALENMSGIMNRTFQDNGSLDLGGGYTLGNYGGAAYGGLDLKGAFVHSSNVVFGSLALELGNSRLKGTSEKFYFNKEVPTDGIAIESSKFPSLKSYEKGSIAQSGIGQSSVLVTPMEMALIGATVANDGVMMKPYLVKEVLNSKGQLIRTIPPESNGEIVSKNNARIVKDFMRGVVNEGSGRNASIEGIQVAGKTGTADHNESSKGKAAHSWFVGFAPYDNPEVAIAVIVENGGQGGIAAASIASQVMSTALSK